The following is a genomic window from Amycolatopsis cihanbeyliensis.
CACCGACAGCGCTACCTGACCGTCAAGTCGGTCAGGACACCGATGCGAGCTCGGCGTGGCCTGCGGGCTACGCGAGGTCATCAGCTACGCGACCATCTTCCACTGGAACCACCTCGGCTTCACCGCGCGCACGCAAGCCATCCTCGCCCACGCAGCACGCACAGCAATCCTGGGTACCGACACCGCCGCGTCCCCCGTACCGCAGCCCCAGCACCACAACCAAGGGGATGAGCTTGCAGCCAAACACGGCGACCCCACCGCAGGCGCGACGGGCGATTGCCAGCAGCGTGACACCGCGTCCCGGCCGATGAGCTGGCATGCGCGCACGGTAAGCCGATCACAGGCGGTGGAGCCGAGTGAAGCAGTACGAAGGCGCGCTCGACAACCCACTGGTAGATACCGAACCCAGTCGTGTCCAGCGCCCCATCCGAAGTAGCTTCTTGATCATTCGACCTCGTTTGACGGTGAGGGTCCAGGACTTCCTTAACAGATCGGGTCCGGGACATCAGCGGGGCGAACTGCTGGCCGCCTATGGGGAAGTCCAACTGGCCATTGACACTCGTTGGTTCCAGCCAGTCGTTGGAGCGGGTTTCGCCGGTCTGGCGATCCCGGCATGACCACGACCCGGGGCTGGTCGCCGACACTCCTGTGTTCAACGACACGATCCTTAATCATGGGTGTGATATTATCACGTTCATGGTTAATGGCCATGTGGAACGGGTTCGCGCCGCGATGCTCGGCCTGTGCGAGCCCATGCACGACGCCTTCACCTACGCGGAACAGAGACGTCGGGTGCTGATGGCCGAACTCGACGACGAGTCGGACTACGGATGGTACGCGACCCACACAGTGCGTGCGTTCGCTTACCACCGACTCCGGCAATTGCGCGACGACCTCGGCGGATGGGCTCTGTCTGGCAATCATGCGCAGAACGGCGCGCTGTGGCTGACCGATGGCTCCTACCGGGTGCGGATGCTGCATTCACCCAATGGTGGTGTGGTTCCGCCGCCCGGGAGCAACGAGGCGCGCCGGGCTTTCTACTGCAATCCGCCGTTGACTGGCATGATCACGCTGTTCGGCGATCCGAATGACCGGCTGCTCGTCCTGTGGCGCATCGATCCGAAGTCTGCGGCACCGGTCTTCCGGGTGGTACGCACTATCGAGGAGTGGAAGTGGGGTTCGCACCACCAGGCCGACCTGGACTTCCAGTTGCCTGCCACGGCAGACGAACTGGCGCACCTGGCGTTCGAACCCACTGACGAAGGCTTGGGGCTGGACCTGCCCCTGGAGGAAGAGGGCGATCTCAATGCTGGCGGCTTCACCGGGTGAGCGACTGCGGACCCTGCGGGATCTGCTCGGGCTTACTCAGGAGCAGCTGGAGAAGATGTCGGGCGTGAAACAGTCGTGGATCTCCCAGGTGGAGACCGCGGCGCGGGATGCGACCGAGGACGGACTGCGGGCGATCGCAGAGGCGACCGATACCCCTTTGGCGTTCTTCTCTGTCCAACCATCCACTGTCCCGTTGGACTCGCTGAGGTTCCGTAAGCGGGCTTCGGCCAGCAAGGTGCTGACGCGGCGAGTGCACACCTTTTACGCCGAGAGCTACCGGGTTAACGAAGCCCTGCTCGTGAGCGAACGCTACCCCACTCCGCCGCTCCCGTACGCCACCGTGGACGAACTCACGCAGGACGACATCGAAGACCTGGCAGCGCAGACTCGAGACGCCCTCCGGCTCGCGCCGGACAAGCCGATTCCGCACCTCACTCGGGTCCTGGAGCGGGCCGGTATCACGGTGGCTCCGTTCATCCTCAGTGACGATCCGGAAGAGCAGCCGGTGGCGGGCGGCCACTACGGCGTGTCCTACTGGGGCGGTGTCGGGGAGCCAGCCTTGATCGGCTACTTCCCTGGCAGTCAGGGCGACAGGGAGAGGTTCACTCTCGCGCATGAGGTCGGGCATCTCGTGCTCCATACTTTCCGCCCTCGCGCCACCGACCCGGAGCGGGAGGCCGACCGGTTCGCAGGTGCGTTGTTGATGCCCCGAGTGCGGGCTCAA
Proteins encoded in this region:
- a CDS encoding helix-turn-helix domain-containing protein, with amino-acid sequence MLAASPGERLRTLRDLLGLTQEQLEKMSGVKQSWISQVETAARDATEDGLRAIAEATDTPLAFFSVQPSTVPLDSLRFRKRASASKVLTRRVHTFYAESYRVNEALLVSERYPTPPLPYATVDELTQDDIEDLAAQTRDALRLAPDKPIPHLTRVLERAGITVAPFILSDDPEEQPVAGGHYGVSYWGGVGEPALIGYFPGSQGDRERFTLAHEVGHLVLHTFRPRATDPEREADRFAGALLMPRVRAQENLSEKNTLREYARLKATWGVSMQALIQRGFALDLLSETRRRSLFVQLSSKGWRKQEPVPVGREAPLLLWTLLSRRFGPRPYRPAAESLAVPPTMLRSIAPTPDVPSRQADDASLETNVATIRRIGR